In a single window of the Flavobacteriales bacterium genome:
- a CDS encoding OmpA family protein produces the protein MTVHPNFTLVKKQVRPKPFSFSMVQFMFLVAYFILATSHSSAQDSLLFKIQFNSAEENGIHQNDIVKQWITNHRDISGQYRIIVIGHADSDGDSLMNMELSDRRARSVARTLSENNIPTDQITIGVFGENQPLVKGHSNSAKANNRRVEVYLGPKLNTSITEPPVEKIPDDMGAWEVKGKYGSILRFPPNSLSQKSTVTLTEIGIGENSLVRCLFCRIDLLTTLGECLNTRGMVFIDVQLNNQSIDRPNKKAILLIPAPDKDSTMELFRSTINSRGETVWEPIGKSAEIVIENGKPYYRIEIEDFRGWNVDAIMKNFCDKGVETRFISRKNEIDSLYFVYDTTIQTVIKLLPDGELHTKHLYITRDYFPELRPMLYIVSGDQYFVLPSDQLRKKRNKEVYILRKKYFRKTEKVHACPK, from the coding sequence ATGACCGTTCATCCGAATTTCACCCTGGTGAAAAAACAAGTCCGCCCAAAACCATTTTCTTTTTCTATGGTGCAGTTCATGTTTTTGGTGGCATATTTTATCCTTGCAACATCACACAGCAGTGCCCAGGATTCATTGTTGTTTAAAATCCAGTTTAACAGCGCCGAAGAAAATGGAATCCACCAAAACGATATAGTTAAGCAGTGGATAACAAACCATCGGGATATCAGCGGACAATACCGGATAATCGTCATTGGTCATGCCGACTCCGATGGCGACTCTCTGATGAATATGGAGCTATCCGACAGAAGAGCGCGCTCGGTGGCAAGAACGCTTTCTGAAAACAATATTCCAACAGATCAAATCACCATTGGTGTATTCGGCGAAAATCAACCGCTTGTAAAAGGACATTCGAATTCTGCTAAAGCAAATAATCGCCGGGTAGAGGTGTATTTGGGTCCTAAATTGAACACCAGCATCACTGAACCTCCTGTCGAAAAAATTCCTGATGATATGGGGGCCTGGGAAGTAAAAGGGAAATACGGAAGTATTCTTCGTTTTCCTCCGAATAGTCTTTCGCAAAAAAGCACGGTAACGCTAACGGAAATAGGAATAGGCGAAAATTCACTGGTACGATGTTTGTTTTGCCGGATCGATTTATTGACTACACTGGGCGAATGCCTTAATACGAGAGGCATGGTGTTTATAGATGTCCAATTGAACAACCAATCCATTGATCGTCCCAATAAAAAAGCCATCCTCCTCATCCCGGCACCGGATAAGGATAGTACCATGGAGCTATTCAGATCAACTATAAATTCCCGGGGAGAAACGGTATGGGAACCCATTGGAAAAAGTGCAGAAATCGTAATTGAAAACGGGAAGCCTTATTACCGCATCGAGATAGAAGATTTCCGCGGATGGAATGTAGATGCCATTATGAAAAATTTTTGCGACAAAGGGGTCGAAACCCGTTTTATCTCCCGTAAAAATGAAATCGATAGTTTGTATTTCGTTTACGATACCACCATTCAAACGGTGATCAAATTACTGCCCGACGGTGAACTACATACGAAACACCTGTACATTACACGGGATTATTTTCCTGAGCTCAGACCAATGCTTTATATTGTATCGGGTGATCAGTACTTTGTTCTACCCTCAGATCAACTCAGGAAAAAAAGAAATAAAGAAGTGTACATTCTTCGAAAAAAATACTTTCGCAAAACTGAAAAAGTTCATGCTTGTCCGAAATAG
- a CDS encoding NAD(P)/FAD-dependent oxidoreductase: protein MKKIIIIGGGAAGIFGAIRAAELNPDAQIVVLEKSNQLLGKVKISGGGRCNVTHACFVPEELITFYPRGGKELLGAFHQFMPTNTFEWFQQRGVELKTEADNRVFPKSDKSQTIIDCFLNECRKRGVKIITACGVQRILKNENGFQLDTEQGLMNADTVLLATGSSPKMWDILKELHMEIIPPVPSLFTFNINDARIKELPGLSVPNAIVQPENSSVISRGPLLITHWGMSGPAILKCSAWAARELADINYNFSLRVNWTGIPLKEVQTSLKKQRDLEGKKICGTNPQFGIPARLWKSLTEHLSIDQLKWASMSNKQLDQLADELAHALYTVNGKSTFKDEFVTCGGISLHEVNMKTMESKKIPGLFFAGEVLNIDAVTGGFNFQAAWTTSWIAAGNL from the coding sequence TTGAAAAAAATTATAATCATAGGAGGTGGCGCCGCCGGAATCTTCGGGGCCATTCGGGCAGCTGAATTAAATCCTGATGCCCAAATTGTGGTACTGGAAAAAAGCAATCAGTTATTGGGTAAAGTAAAAATTTCAGGAGGCGGTCGCTGCAATGTCACTCATGCTTGTTTTGTTCCTGAAGAACTGATCACCTTTTATCCTCGTGGAGGAAAAGAATTGTTGGGCGCTTTTCACCAGTTTATGCCCACCAACACGTTCGAATGGTTCCAACAAAGAGGGGTTGAATTAAAAACGGAGGCAGACAACCGCGTTTTCCCCAAAAGCGATAAATCTCAAACCATCATCGACTGTTTTTTAAACGAGTGCCGCAAAAGGGGGGTGAAAATTATTACTGCATGTGGAGTACAGCGCATCCTAAAGAATGAAAACGGATTTCAATTGGATACAGAGCAGGGATTAATGAATGCCGATACTGTTTTATTAGCAACGGGAAGTAGTCCAAAAATGTGGGACATACTCAAAGAACTCCATATGGAAATTATTCCTCCCGTTCCCTCATTGTTCACTTTTAACATCAATGATGCACGAATAAAAGAGCTGCCCGGATTATCCGTTCCAAATGCAATCGTTCAACCCGAAAATTCAAGTGTAATCAGCCGCGGACCATTACTGATTACCCATTGGGGAATGAGTGGTCCTGCCATTTTAAAATGTTCCGCCTGGGCTGCACGGGAACTGGCAGATATCAACTATAATTTTAGTTTGAGGGTTAACTGGACAGGCATTCCCTTAAAAGAGGTACAGACAAGTCTGAAAAAACAACGTGATCTCGAGGGTAAAAAAATATGCGGAACCAATCCGCAATTTGGTATTCCTGCACGACTATGGAAATCTCTCACTGAGCACCTTTCCATCGATCAGTTAAAATGGGCAAGTATGTCGAATAAACAGCTGGACCAACTGGCCGATGAATTAGCACATGCTTTGTATACCGTCAACGGAAAAAGCACCTTTAAAGATGAATTTGTCACCTGTGGTGGTATATCCCTTCATGAAGTGAATATGAAAACCATGGAATCGAAAAAAATTCCCGGACTTTTTTTCGCCGGCGAAGTATTAAACATCGATGCGGTAACAGGTGGGTTTAACTTTCAGGCGGCCTGGACTACCTCCTGGATTGCTGCCGGAAATCTTTAA
- a CDS encoding Crp/Fnr family transcriptional regulator encodes MKSVFRAQLESLIPLEEDHWKELELRLELRTLKKGDVLQEAGKASLSMNYVVSGAIRSYLYLEGNEITWNFYFPGGIATDFQSFISEETTPLTFLSIDQSMVISLPKDQVAELYRKVPALMQLETLFAKRAFLDMRQRMESFLLQSAEERYVSLIEKNPALVRKIPNKDIATYLGIAPQSLSRIKRRLFKSKK; translated from the coding sequence ATGAAGTCAGTATTTCGCGCTCAGCTTGAAAGTCTTATTCCTTTAGAGGAAGACCATTGGAAGGAGTTGGAATTACGTTTAGAACTCAGAACCCTTAAAAAAGGAGATGTTTTGCAGGAGGCAGGCAAGGCTAGTTTAAGCATGAACTATGTTGTTTCCGGCGCCATCCGCTCATACCTTTACCTGGAGGGGAATGAAATAACCTGGAACTTTTATTTCCCCGGAGGAATTGCCACCGACTTCCAAAGTTTTATTTCCGAGGAGACCACGCCTCTTACGTTTCTGTCCATCGATCAGAGTATGGTTATTTCTCTACCTAAAGATCAGGTGGCAGAGCTTTACCGAAAAGTCCCTGCTTTAATGCAGCTTGAAACCTTGTTTGCAAAACGTGCGTTTTTGGATATGCGTCAGCGCATGGAATCTTTTTTACTTCAATCGGCAGAGGAACGTTATGTTTCTTTAATTGAAAAAAATCCTGCCTTGGTGCGAAAGATTCCGAATAAGGATATTGCCACCTACCTGGGAATTGCTCCTCAAAGTTTAAGCAGGATAAAACGTCGTTTGTTTAAGAGTAAAAAATAA